From Pectinophora gossypiella chromosome 18, ilPecGoss1.1, whole genome shotgun sequence, one genomic window encodes:
- the LOC126375019 gene encoding transient receptor potential channel pyrexia isoform X1: MSYNNEIGFWDIACIFLLNQKNYIFCMYKYHSHESSFQNIKFYSILREGSARWCVGMGQLEEDSDDLEAGYISSDESAHAADLAERLRVKPSKDIWELEDIRQCLNQLPFAEEISGLLEAEDNDEVISLATSTGGGEGLRTAALWACWQARSSLLAALLKLGVDPNATDDAGRTCLHLSCLVGSEECTHMLLEHKADPNRWDSSQDTKATPLHCAASAKSLACVKVLIAYGADVNAGLSEKSPLHYAVLSNAPEVVSALLEAGACPDTPQVFTETPLHVAATLGLATCTKLLLDAGADVRAAMGPGRATALHLAAEDGHAECAELLLEHGANIDWPNLRGQTPLHLAALAQSVEVVELLVGRRADVLAQDVDGRTPLHGSIVRGARACDVARLLLSSGADPNAPDNFGYTPLHIAALNEFSACVLLLLDYGGDVTLRTNGGVSVLAFIVRRVPDVVPRYLEKFDDAVHVSEHELGDVDCELTIDFRPLVPCLSRGEAELLLAFIEVGHKEVLKHPLAETFLFLKWRRIRKFFVLSFIYHALFITLYSLYILLIFSDIFLCEEVTCDVPSYLKPVQGFILLLNICFLGKEIFQACLNWSAYIRQWENWLQLMIILGVFLCTVPNRDTGDGIITKHTSDWQHDFAAITIFFCWLELMMIIGRFPTFGLYVQMFTTVTVNFATFLLAYSCLLIAFGLAFSVLFSNYPAFHLPAGLVKTVMMMSGELEYEDIFYNNCTNSQIQYPLTAHGMFLIFVLLVTVILTNLLVGLAVSDIQALQESAGLDRLVRMTELVAHLESMLFSSLLSCAPKQLISVLRWGALLTASHTRTLNIRPNDPRENRIPKDLIASVYKLVASRKNRRTRSIRKNNNYEVRLKQCKEEDPVEKQTVVKRKSNLFDRYSFDSQNVERRKRTTSGTNRPMSLTVNAIQDICMTDIKNQLADLTKKINKLVEHTELRLNNIESKMDNVPP; encoded by the exons ATGTCGTATAATAATGAGATAGGTTTCTGGGACATTGCATGTATTTTCttattaaatcaaaaaaattatattttttgtatgtataaATATCACAGCCACGAGTCTAGTTTCCAGAATATTAAGTTTTATTCG ATCCTGCGGGAAGGCAGTGCACGATGGTGCGTGGGTATGGGCCAGTTGGAAGAGGACTCTGACGACCTTGAGGCGGGGTACATCTCTAGCGACGAATCCGCACATGCTGCAGACCTTGCCGAGAGACTCAGGGTCAAACCTTCTAAGGACATTTGGGAACTTG agGATATCCGACAATGCCTGAATCAGCTACCGTTCGCTGAAGAAATCTCAGGGTTATTAGAAGCAGAGGATAATGACGAAGTGATATCACTAGCTACGAGTACTGGGGGTGGGGAAGGCTTGCGGACCGCGGCTCTGTGGGCTTGTTGGCAAGCCAGGAGCTCCTTGCTAGCTGCACTATTGAAGCTCGGTGTCGATCCTAATGCCACTGATGACGCTGGCAG GACATGTCTACATCTAAGCTGCTTAGTTGGCAGCGAGGAATGCACTCATATGCTTCTGGAGCACAAAGCAGATCCTAACAGATGGGATTCATCACAAGATACGAAAGCCACACCGCTTCACTGCGCCGCTAGCGCCAAAAGTTTGGCTTGTGTAAAG GTGTTGATAGCTTACGGCGCTGACGTCAACGCTGGGTTGAGTGAGAAGTCACCGTTACATTATGCAGTGTTGAGTAATGCCCCGGAAGTCGTAAGCGCATTGTTAGAAGCAGGCGCCTGCCCAGATACACCACAG gtTTTCACAGAAACTCCATTACACGTAGCAGCAACTTTAGGTCTGGCTACATGTACGAAGCTGCTCCTTGATGCGGGAGCTGATGTGAGGGCGGCGATGGGCCCCGGACGCGCGACAGCGTTACATTTAGCTGCTGAAGACGGCCATGCTGAGTGTGCTGAACTACTTCTAGAGCATGGTGCGAATATTGATTGGCCCAATCTTAGGGGACAGACACCGCTTCATTTAG CGGCATTAGCACAATCAGTGGAAGTAGTGGAGCTCCTAGTCGGCAGACGAGCTGATGTGCTTGCGCAGGATGTGGACGGAAGAACACCATTGCACGGGTCAATAGTACGGGGAGCACGAGCGTGCGATGTAGCGCGTCTTTTGTTGTCTTCGGGGGCTGATCCAAACGCCCCGGACAACTTCGGGTATACACCGCTGCATATCGCTGCTTTGAACGAGTTCTCTGCTTGTGTGCTCTTGTTGTTAG ATTATGGCGGAGACGTAACGCTCAGAACAAACGGTGGGGTATCGGTTCTAGCGTTCATAGTCCGTAGAGTACCAGACGTGGTGCCAAGATATTTGGAAAAATTCGACGATGCAGTGCACGTCAGTGAACATGAATTAGGAGATGTGGATTGCGAACTTACTATAGACTTCAGACCACTAGTGCCTTGTTTGAGCAGAGGAGAGGCAGAATTGTTGCTTGCTTTTATCGag GTAGGACATAAGGAAGTTTTAAAGCACCCTTTAGCAGAAACCTTTCTTTTTCTAAAATGGCGAAGAATAAGGAAGTTTTTCGTCCTAAGTTTTATTTATCATGCACTGTTCATCACCCTATATAGCTTATATATACTTC TTATATTTTCAGATATATTTCTTTGCGAAGAAGTCACCTGTGATGTGCCGTCTTATCTTAAACCTGTGCAAGGATTTATTCTGCTTCTGAACATATGCTTTTTGGGGAAGGAAATATTTCAAGCTTGTCTCAATTGGTCCGCCTATATCAGACAGTGGGAAAATTGGTTACAGCTGATGATTATTCTTGGAGTCTTCCTGTGTACT GTGCCAAACCGAGATACAGGCGAtggaataataacaaaacatacaTCAGACTGGCAACATGATTTCGCTGCTATCACAATATTTTTCTGTTGGTTGGAGCTGATGATGATCATCGGACGGTTTCCCACATTCGGACTCTACGTGCAAATGTTTACCACAG TGACAGTAAACTTCGCAACGTTCCTACTAGCATACAGTTGCCTTCTCATCGCGTTTGGCCTGGCATTCAGCGTTCTCTTCAGCAATTACCCTGCCTTCCATCTTCCCGCTGGTCTCGTTAAGACCGTCATGATGATGTCAGGAGAGTTGGAGTATGAGGACATATTCTACAATAACTGCACAAACTCGCAGATACAGTATCCTTTGACAGCGCACGGAATGTTTCTCATTTTCGTGCTGCTTGTCACTGTGATATTGACGAACTTGCTAGTTGGTTTAGCTGTTAGCGATATTCAG GCTCTACAAGAAAGTGCAGGGCTAGACAGACTCGTGCGCATGACAGAACTGGTGGCGCATCTAGAGAGCATGCTCTTCAGTTCCCTGCTGTCCTGTGCGCCGAAGCAACTCATTTCAGTGTTGCGATGGGGTGCCTTACTGACTGCTTCTCATACCAGAACGCTGAATATCAGACCCAATGATCCGAGGGAGAATCGG ATTCCTAAAGACCTAATCGCCTCCGTGTACAAGTTGGTGGCCAGCCGCAAAAATAGGCGGACGCGGAGTATTCGCAAGAACAATAACTATGAGGTGCGTTTAAAGCAGTGCAAAGAGGAAGATCCCGTTGAGAAACAGACAGTGGTCAAGCGTAAGAGCAACCTGTTTGACAGATACTCTTTCGACAGTCAGAATGTTGAGAGAAGAAAACGGACTACGTCAGGGACCAATAGACCTATGTCGCTAACAGTCAATGCTATCCAAGACATCTGCATGACCGACATAAAGAACCAACTGGCAGACCTCACAAAGAAGATTAACAAACTAGTTGAACATACCGAACTCAGACTAAATAATATTGAAAGCAAAATGGACAATGTACCGCCttga